AGGACGTGCAGACGTCGGGTTTTGCGGTTGCTCCCCAGTACCATTATGACAATGACAACCACCGGCGGGTCTTCGACGGCTACCGCGTCTACCATGCGCTGGAGGTGAAGGTGCGCGACCTGAACAAGCCTTCGGCCGTGCTCGATGCCGGGATGGAAGCCGGGGCCACGCAGGTGAACAGCGTCACTTTCGCGGTTGAGAACCCGAAGAAGTACACGGCCGAGGCGCGGGTCGAGGCGGTGAGAGCGGCCCAGGCCAAGGCGCAGACGATGGCGGACCTGACCGGGGTCCGGCTGGGCAAGCCGATCAACATCAGCGAGAGCGAGCCGGGCGGCTGGGGCCAGTACTACGCCCAGCCGAACGTCGCGCTCGACCGCGCGGCGAGCGCCGAGGAATCGCCCGGTCTGCAGCCGGGCGAGTTCAAGCTG
This DNA window, taken from candidate division WOR-3 bacterium, encodes the following:
- a CDS encoding DUF541 domain-containing protein, with product MKKTAMVVVLVIAAAFAAAPEKPTRTLAVTGTAEVSVRPDICNISFGVETFHKKSAREAYRMNGEVMTALSAAVLATGIESKDVQTSGFAVAPQYHYDNDNHRRVFDGYRVYHALEVKVRDLNKPSAVLDAGMEAGATQVNSVTFAVENPKKYTAEARVEAVRAAQAKAQTMADLTGVRLGKPINISESEPGGWGQYYAQPNVALDRAASAEESPGLQPGEFKLTRTVYITYEVE